Genomic segment of Malania oleifera isolate guangnan ecotype guangnan chromosome 7, ASM2987363v1, whole genome shotgun sequence:
ttaaaaattgaaaaaataaaacacAATTAATGAGTGGTAAAATTGCTAAATTAAGCTGATTTTTGGTATGCTTAAAGACTAAGTACAGCTTTAGCAGATGAGAAccaaaagatttattttttatggtCTCGGAATAGGATACTCTGAAATTATCATGAGATAGAGCCAAAAGATGCTTATGGATTTGATGCAAAAATGCTGCTTTTGATCTTTTAAGTTCATAATATCATTTGTGCAGGCATGTGACCTTTTTATGTGGTAGAGGAGGAGTCTATGCGCTTGGAGCTGTGGCTGCCAATTATTTGGGGGACCATCAAAGGCGTTACATATTTTTGAACCTCTTCCTTGAGGTACGTACTTGTTGTCTTACCTCATTTCCCATCAACAAGCTGAACATTTTTTCCAGCCCGATATTTTACTAAAGTATCTCAAAAAATGTCTCTACGATACACAGTTTCATTGCCCCTCCTTCTTGCATCTGTGTTTTATCTCTGGGCCTAGTAAAACAGTAAATAATCCACGCATTACTGAATAAAGTTCGAAtgatagaaaatttgaaaaatatattagtTTTCACCTAGAAAAATCTGAATAAAGCAGGGCAAGTAGTTCGCATCACATTCCCATGTTTTGGCACCTGAGATTTCATTTTGCAATGCATTCATTCTTGTAGCAATGTTGGTTGATAACTGGGACACAACTTCCAGAATCATGCAGAATTCTAGAATCCCAGTCTTTGCAACGGTCCTTCTCTGAGCAACAAAATGGTTTGCTCCCTTAGTTAGCATTGGATGCTTCTCCTGTTTATGTTTGGTACCTCCAAATTGTTCCATCACTTGGAAGTATTTTATAAAACCTCTAATCATTATTGTGATTTTGAATTAAGGAGCCTCCAGACAATAGTTGATAATGTGATAGTAGGAATATCTGTAGGAATGGATGCATTCATGCTATATCTCATATGTGCAAATGCACGTAAATAGCACAAGAAAAAGATAGGAACCCCCAAACCTTGATGCAGTATCAGCATGGTTGTGAGATAGTTCACCAAAAGATGGGTGGAGGGGGCGTGCAAGCGTAGGGCGTGTATAGCTCCATCCTAATTTGTAAGAAGTTGGTCCTTCAATTTATGAATCTGGAAttgtttgtttcttttttaaATGTGGTCCACAACCTGATCTTCTTTTGTTACACAAATGGGCATCGTATTCTTTTCGAATGATGATGTAAGCCAATAAGAGAGTTGAAAAGTTCTTGGCATCTTGTCCAACATGACTACTTGCTCACATTTATTATGCTTCATATCTGCTACGTGGTGGCTTTAGTTTATTGAAGTGGGGCCCAATATGGTTTGGAGTTGGGCACTTGAGCCTTAATGGAACCTCTACGCAGCTTGGAGAGGGCATTTGAGTCTTGATGGAATGCTGCAGAGAGAATAATATTAAGCTTTCTCGataaattgttattattattatttcaaaaccAGACTTGTTTGGTCTTTTCTGTATTTTTAATGTGCCCACACGCCGAATAAAAACTAAATCAATCAAATAAGCCAAGACAGATTTATAGTTTTGGCTGGTGTGGTCTATGTCCATGAGCAGAGACCACACGAGTGATTTTACCATGTCAAACTGGAGATCTCAGATTGTCTGCCACCCAACCCTACACACCCAGGATAGATACGCACACGGCTGACGCAATACAACACTATTTACACAAACACACAACCATATGGTCTTTACTCCAATGGGCCTGACAGTAAAGAATTCAAGACACGACGTTATGCCGCATCACACTTTCTAGTTAAGCAAGTTGGGCAGACTGTATTATGCATGAGAACTCTGCTTTGTTATTATAGGccatttttactttctttttattaGAGTTTTAAGTTGTATTTCTGGATGGATGTTTAGAAAACTTCGATCTTTTAGGAAACTCAATCATTCTTGGAGCATCACTTATAAGCGATGAGCTGTCACATGAATCGGCTCTTTGACAGCCTGCAGTGGTTTAGatggaaaatgaaataaaaaaacgAAACTTgtaaataaaatatattcacgCTATGACTGTATGGTAACTGATCAGTCTTCTGCTATTTCAGCACCAATGCGCCTGTTTATTAGAATGCAGGCTATTCAGTTTGTGTCTGGTGCGAGAAGAGCAACAACCATTAGTCCATTGCTATTACTCATTTAATGTAGTTCATCATGTTCAGGTGGCCCAAGAGAGAGCTCTCCCAATTGGACCAGAGGAAGGTGGTTTTGGAATGTCATATGACCTCCTTCACGGGCGATCTGGGTTTTTGTGGGCATCATTGTTCATGAACAAATACCTTGGGCAAGAAACCTTGCCGAATGATCTTCTCATGCCGATTGTTCAAGCTGTGTTAGCTGGGGGCAGGACAGGGGCATCCAACAACTCAGCCTGCCCACTTATGTTCAGATGGCATGGAACAAGGTACTGGGGTGCATCACATGGCCTTGCTGGAATCTTGCATGTGCTTCTTCACTTTCCTTTAGGTGAAGAAGATGCAGAGGATGTCAAGGCAACACTAAGGTACATGATGGGAAATAGGTTTCCTCACAGTGGAAATTACCCTTCATGTGAAGGGAACCCAAGGGATAAGTTGGTGCAGTGGTCTCATGGTGCAACTGGCATGGCCATCACTCTTTGCAAGGCAGCACAGGTCTTCCCTGCAGTCTAGCTTATGAAATTCcataaagaaaatatatatagctTTTGCGTTGCTAAATTATTGTTCGAATACTAAGCATGCGCAAGTAGTGACTTCCATTTGTTATCTGCTTTTGTAGGTGTTCCCAAGGGACAGGGAGTTCCGCGATGCAGCTATAGAAGCAGGGGAGGTGGTGTGGAAGAATGGGCTGGTCAAGAAGGTGGGACTTGCTGATGGTGTTGCAGGTAATGCATATGCCTTCCTTTCCCTCTATCGACTGACGGGTGAGAGCATATATGAGGACAGAGCAAAGGTGTTTGCGAGCTTTCTGCATCATAATGCTGGGAAACTTGCTCGCGGAGCTGACCTTGCCCACTCCCTCTTCCAAGGACTCGCGGGAGCTGGCTGCCTGTGGTTTGATTTGCTGAGACCAGAGACCTCCTGCTTCCCAGGCTATGAACTTTAGCTTAAAATGAGGCAAGTTGAACTGAAAGCTCTGTTTTCAGTTTAAAATGTAACatcaaaatgtatatatatgctgGTAAGGTGAGTGTATGATCTTAACTGAGTTCTAGCtctaatttaatattaaaaaaaaaaaagaaggaaaatatcTTCTGTTCTGTTCTTCTTGTTCATCTGGATCATCCGGTTTGAAATTGTCCACCCTCCCCCTCCTCCCCTCCGGCGAGTTTTTGTTTCAACATGAATCacacataaatagattgatacaACAGAAACCTTTGATCCGCCTAACAGATAAAATGCATTATATAGATTACGTAGTCTGCTAATTTCACTTGAAAGGAGCACCTCTAGGCCTGAAAGAGAGCAAAGGAGGTATGGAGAATGCATGGAGGCCCACGCTTATTCCCCCAGGTTATCCAAACAAGGTGTAAATATACATTGTGCACGATGTGGGAAAGAAGAACACGGCTTTGGTGGAAATGGCCGCACTTCTGGTAGGAGAGTTGACACAAAACCTAAGTAGACCAAATTTATTTGGCATAGAAGAATAGAATgggaagaaataaaattaattttaacaattttataaatttatcatagaaattttttattctatttcaCTCTCAAAAGTTTAGGGTTCATTAGTATAAGCGGGAGCTAGGTCTTCAACAGACAGAATACATAAGTGATGACTTGTAAAATCTTATCCTCATTCCAATTTATGCCTACATTGTGACTAATTAGGTTCTTACCAAATCTAGAAGTGGTTAAGGAAAAGAATTATGTCGTTCTTAGATGAATGCGACATCTGAGTACAACAACAGTAAGCCTTGAGTCCCACTTGTTGGAGTTGGATATATGAAATCTTTTTCATCAATTAATTAGATTGAGAGTGTTTTCCTTTATTAGATTAAGGGTTATTAAATCCTTTCTTATTatgtcattctaagttattttaagtttataCCTATTAATTTTTATGCCAAATAATAATTAATTCACTCATTCTCACAGGTGTTCTATTAGGTCTACATTTTAAACGTTCAAATTATTTAAGTTGTCTTTTTCTTATCTTATTTTTAACCCGTTGCGCCTAAATTGTTGTGTATATgtttatttcttactttatcttttaatgttaaactacTCATCAATCTTAACATTTGCATTTTACCAATTTTAATTTTTGTGCATGTTATTTTTTAGTTGTCtaacattctaaaccataaagcatagttgaCCTTATAATcgtcttataaaatttttcttttaattttaagggtattctacgatcattCAATACACTTGATAAACTCTTCCATTTTGCCCAAtctattttaattctatgtactatattttcttcaatttccctTTTAGCTAGCATAATAGATCAAAAACATCTAAATCTGTTAGTGTTATTAATCtcttcattatcaagtttaattttttctCCGTTACTACTCTTTACATtgctgaattttttattttttgatttattttttactaaaagagggcggcacctcttTTTATCTATTAATATGTCTTCACTTTTGAtggaggaataccatagttatTAGACAAGTAAAAGGGAGATTATAGATAATGAAattaaaaccctcccaaaaacaacaccaacaaccaatcaTACCATGACAACAAATCTAAACAATGCTAACTAAGAAAAAGGCCTagataaaatcacaaaaaaaactttaaacaaatcaaaatccaccaaacaaaactcaagagttgaactaacgacgaacggaagtGAGACCCTGTAGAACCCCGAACTcgagaaaataaggaaataaataagaaaataagaaagggaatttaaaaagggaataacagtaggcttcgtcgacgaatcccatgttTTCGTCGACGCTCCTTCTTTCGTCAACGAACGTCCTTCAGTAATTCGTTGACAAATAcgtcatttcatcgacgaatgtgacCGGGTCGACgacttataaataaaatttttggttGCTTAGTGATTAACAAaacagtttctctctctctctctctctaacccgagccctactctctctctctctctcttcgattctctTGTCGTTCGTCACCTAATTCAATGATTGGAAGCCACTATGAGAatttaggagaaattctctacaagtctagtggagtggattttTTATCAGGACTtttcaagcaccactccaaaatcaggctaagtagggtattttagggttttgttgtTGATTTGGAGTAGATGAGACCTAGGAAACGCGAGAAATATGATGTGAGTTGAGTTAATTAATTTGAGGAAAATGTTATTTCAGGGTTTGATCTTCAAACTCCGTAGGGCGGAGATTTAGGGTTCCCAGTAAGCctggtaaggggattatattacgTTAGTTGATTTTGAAATATGGATCCGATTAAATtgcatatatgattttctgaatgaatcatGTATATAAAAGGGTGGTTTTGACtgttatatgttttgggaaaaatttacgtggttggtttgaaatctcctattttctataaaataaatagtttaagttaaataaaatccTGGAGATGTTCAGACTctattttcagcaatttatgtttttccccgtcaatttatttatttatgatctattagataaaaattgtgCGGTATGAGAACACTTTATAAATGGTATATATGAGTAGAATGTTTTTATTGATAATACGAGAATTGATATGATGGTTGGAGGCCGAGATTTAATATGACGGTCAggagccgagatttttatatgacgGTCGGGGGCCGAGAGTTAGTAAATgaaaggttttatatgaaatgataaTAAAACAGTTTTAatatgtaaattgtcatatatgattctagaaccttGTGATTATAAAATGTGATGTTATGAGtacagtaccgtaactatatgttggCAGAGAGTGCAATCACACTAGcatgatagtgtgatgatggatagacgaTTTGGTGACCTGGGCCATAGTACTACTTCGAGGTTTCTATCGGGGGGGCCCATCTGAGGTAGTTTCGGATGACCAAAGGTAGGCACgatcgtacttactacctttttttACTCAGCTATCATCGACCGACCAGGAGctgagtccagccttcgggccgcacaacccgtcataaggggaagcatgtcgtatgagtatgaGATAGCGTGACGACACTAATACAATAGTCTAAGtggtgtcttttatgcatatctaggCAAATTTACTATGAAATGGGTTATAATAAGCCGACAGTTTATTATTCAgaattatgtattttcatatatacaatttaaatgttatttCATATACAGTTGAATAATGGAAGTTTATTATTCACACAAGAACTTATGcttgccacacactgatagtaatataatccgtcttactgagaagtgtctcaccccattatacaaattatttttcaggtcctccAAAGAATCGTACTTAGCTTACCTCAAGGCTGGCATTAGATTGCTGAGAGTGGTTAGTAGATCTGGTGAGATACCAAATATATTATTTTGTTGTTTTGGGATTGTAGTATGTAGACAGATAGTGGTGTGTGTGTATTGGGAAACAACTAGAACTCTAGTAAAGTAGTTTGGATGTTTAGAAATCTTCTGTTGTATCATTTAATTTCAGTAATGACAGTTGCACCCAAGATTCCCCGATTAGTGGGGGTTGCATATTTATATGCTACAGCAggcatcatatatatatatatatatttgtatgttttATTAGCACTCTGGGATGATGTGGCAGGTCAAGACGCTACAGGTGGTATTttgcctaggttgttaggttctgtagactaggTCGAATGATTTTATCGGAGTGTAGGATGAGGATAAGAATGGGTGGAATAGGAATTTCAAGTTTTGCTTTGTAAGCCTGGAGACAGAAATTTCTTGACGAACTTCTGTatttttctggatcagtcgacGAGTTCAGAAAACCATGACAATctattgatggttttgtttccgaGCGGAAGGGCAGGCACTTGAAAACTAGAGTGGAAATATGAAATTGGCAAAATTTGTTATGAATTTGGGGAAAAAGAGTTAGGCTGGtatttgaaatttattgaaaataaataatttagtGTTATAATTGTACCAGATATGTTAGGATGTGAGAATTCTGAATCTTTTTGTTCTATCCTCAAGATGGATCACAGGGACAATAATGTTGTTGCAGGAGGAAGTAGTAGAGAGAAAGCTGCCCATGAGGGTGGCAGTGATTCTATAGTGGCATTTTGGGATTTTGCCCAGCAGTTTATAGTCGAGGTTACACGGAATTTTAGGGGGCAGGATCATCCCACTATTGAGCTAGGAGATTCTACTGAGAAGCTTACTTACCTAAAGCCTCCTACTTTCGCGAGAAGTACCAACCTGATCCAAAATTTATACAactttcaaaatatcatgattttgCAATATACGCACAGAAatatattttataacatttaacaGAATATCATGTTATACAGACTTTACAACCATAACATTTAGATATTTCAGCTATTCAGATATTTCAGCTTACGCATATGTTACAGCTCATCCAAATCAccttttacaatgttatggttattataGTTGAAACAGAAACATGGTAAACAGATGATATATAtagaatagtattatatagtatcagaccctaatggatcatATCAATTCTCAAagcacaataccgtagctatttcagatcagagtgtaaccacatatcttagatagtgtgtggatttatcAGCAGTCGATCATGCCTTGGGGGGTACTGCAGACTCCCTGGTAGTCTGAGTTGAGATGGCTGATCTGACTAGGGAgattcagttgacttatcctggtaggccaactagtgttaagtcccgcctacgggccgcacaaccctgtcataagggggttaaatcataacattcaACCATCCAGGGAGTTTTCATAGTTATGTgcatatatatagattttcagaaaaacaacagatatatttataattactagaagtatgattaaatagaaagtttgaattttaagccacataggtgtgagttatactgtatactATTTTACATGCTACCTCAAttttagttatttatcagtatattattcatataaactctgctgccacacactataatagcatatttcatcttactgaacgttgtctcatctcaaaaatttaacatttttcaagtgatccaattaAAAGAGCAAATCAGGCTCGGAGGTAGAGAAGATATTTATGTTGCCCTGTCAggagggtaagtattttggggGAGTGTGTTCATTAGTAGCATCTAGGAAGTCTggtggaggatttttgggaaagatgtatatgtatatatatggtttgagaaaatactggattctggtattgtaattatgattttaagatttatgttttccgctgcataggtatgttattGTAGTTTTTTATTAGGGGTATCAGAGGAATATGATTTTACAGTATAGTGTAAAAAATGGCATAAATTTTCAGGTTGTTACATGGAGTGAGAGTAGGGGGCAGCAGGAAGAGAGGAACTCTCGGGTTCTCTCAAGAAAGATGAAAAAATAAACCTCTTTCATGCGGCCAAAATATACATAGATCGCGGTTCGGTCGCTCGATCAAGTGTTAGGTCGCTCAAACCATCTTAAATACCCCATAAGCTGAGTgtgttcggttggctgaataTAGGGTCGATTGGCTAAATCTTTGGTGACTTTTCACATTCAGACCCTTGGTAGCCCGAATGCAATCAACTATTTTAagctcagttgaccaaacctctctaatgaatcaaaaaccctaagctTCGGTCACCCATAGATCAGTTTGGTCTCCTGAACCATGTTCAGTGGCCTGAACCTGTTTTTAACAGGAATAGTCAGGCACCCGAATGTGGTAAACGATTTTGGTCAACTTCcttgttcagtcgaccgaatgaaTTGAGTTGAACTaggttcagccgaccgaacctagCTAGCCCCTCTTCTTTTGACCTTTTCTCAATTGACATGACCCCTATGATTTAGATACATGATCTAAGGATTATTGAGTGCACCAATTTTAACCGTTTGACACTTAGATCATTTTAGGGTCAAGGAGAGATAGATTcaggtttttctttgactctccacacttgcttcattttCACCCCTTTTCATTTAAATTGGCAATCaaactttgtgtgccccttctttttacataatatGCAAAAAGTGTGAGaatatggactggaggaggtactagcataatgtttggaCTCTTTCAAaaagtaccccatgtaaagattcttctctttctatttctaaccccattataacctataccttccttatctaaggtcctTTTTTGTGAACATagcaacttattaaagttgtcattACCTCTAGTGAACATGTAGATGATCTTaacttggtcttctattttcttttccagatattgaatttttaagttctttaaacctttgcaaacatcctgtaatttcaaaaattctttagtcatgttgtttgctttacattcaagttctgaaatgagaagatctttcttattatcacttgaagtttgagatcttaatacattcaactctttttccaacttttcattcttttttactaactatttgatttgaaatcattttccctttcaacaacaACTTTTaactcacattctttcaaagatgcctcatacttatttttcaatgcaatatatcttttgttagttCTGACAAGAGgtttatgaattctaacatattcaatttgtaattcctcataagtaggcatgctttcactaccaaaactaacatgattcagtatcagatgcatcattagaattatcacatgaatcattaccaggattatttgataaagtggaaggagacgaatttacctcATCGTTGGTTAAAGCTATAAAGTACCGTTTTTCTCCTTCAAGATCCTTTGAGCTTGAGTCTCAAGGAGTGATCGTCTTTTCTTACTTAGTTACTCCATAAATCTTTCCAAGTTCCTCTCATATTTCTTAAGCACTATTATATGTCATAACTTCAAAAAGGATGTTAGAATCTAAATTATGCAGTAAGGTGTTCACAGCATCAAAATTTATCTGCATTATGCTCTTGTCATtttcattcaactcattttcagATTTGGGAATTCCAACACGATCAATGATTTCACTAGAACACTATTTCCCTAGGCAATAACTTTCCAGAACCTCCAATTTGAAGCTTTAACATATatggtcattctaaatttccatttgGCAAAATTTTCACCGCAAAACACTAGAGGGTTTGCagataaccttccctcacaagatAGGGATGCATTCCCTCACAAGATagggatgcaccaacacgagtcatcatgatcttttacaaaataacgtttaagtctagctaacctatctctgataccaattgttgactttggtgcaatcccaaaaggggggtaaattggagatttaaaagTTTTTTCCcaagttcaactaatccaacaataatattacacaacctagagtctttctatgcAGTAACCAACTTAGCAAAAATCAAACTGAGCAGACACGTAGagcaattaaagcaatctcaatATTTCTTTACCAAACACTGTAAAATAACAATATTTAAGTGCGTAAATTTAAGTTCGAAAATTAAAAGCATACACAAGAAATATTATCGGGGTTTggtcaatactacctacgtccccaccttggctcacaagcacaaggattccactacggctcacttaacgggtgaagcggcaccgtttacaacacgtTACCAAGattgtgcacctaactttcctaacctgATCAAAGTCAATTCGGGGCTTTTCACAAGacaagtctcccttttcaggcctatgcctggaatacaatcaatgaatatgaattttgcgtacaaatttaagtgcttctatacaagcagatatgtaccaaaacaTAGTCCAGATAAATCTGTACTCACAGATGATAGTATTTATGCTCAGTGCCAatgaagtgtgctaacactcaatctgatgtCAATATGCAATtaagtcctagagtgtattttcaaataCTCTTTCAAACAAtatatcaatattaatcaatcacaactaGGGTTACAAAGAGTTCCtacaagagtattcaaaatatcccaaaaataattttatcaaaatattggcttaagatatatttgaaaaaataagatTGTGCAAATAATTTAAACACAATCAAAAACTCAAGCTAAATGAGTCTTGCTGTAGGGACCTGAATTcgaaaaataaataaggaaaagagaaggaaaattaaaaaaggTAAGACAgcggagctcgtcgacgaggctccatctctcattgacgaagtctcttctgtggctcgCCGATGAGACGCAGGGAcccgtcaacgagaagataccgagggatttttggaagttttgaaatctcaggctcgtcaacgaggtcaatcTCTCGGTGACGAACGCCCTTCtttggctcgttgacgagacctcCAACTTATCGACGAGTATGGTCgggtcaactaaattataaatatctattcattacTTTATGGTTAAGAaaactcaattctctctctctctctctaggatttcgtgtCGTTTATTGCCGAAATCAATGATCCGACGTCGCTACGTGGATTAGGGGGAGAATCTCTATAGTTATAGCGGATCATATTTTTGATCTAaggatttttgggatttttcctAAAATCGATGTAaggatttgattttatttttggttcggtagttatgtagtagttgagattatagtgaaatattgttcttcaatttttagatTTCGGGGATCTcgagtcgttgttttggatcgattcgttCATGTTTCGattttcgggattaaggtaaggggatttgtttacattagtatttttagaaaacgaaACCACTAGATATgtagtttatgtttatatgaatgatatgactTTTTATTTGTAAAGTTTTATCGAGTATAAATGTCGGTTCttacgattttatgattttacgatttttggaaaaaatgaggtttttggcatatgatctccaaatttcttaaaactACCTTATTTGCAGTAAAGCTAAAGTAGGAGATACTTGAAACTCTTAAATTgcagcagaaatgatattttacgaacccatttatatgaaatgtatatttgatcaaataagtgtgacgtatgatatgaattaaatctatactgatttgagatgtatatatatgaactatggggactaaggttccagGTGGTTATCAGAAAATGCAGAAAACAGGTGTTGATTAGATACCGTGCCAAGTATGGGAAAAGGGTAAGACCAAGAGGTTACGAGCTtatttttaccacagtatgaatgagagtatgcatgaatgagattgtgaaaatactggaattgcataggttattatgttttcatgtaaattatatatatgatattgggactgCAGCTTGTTACATAGAGCATAAGAAGCCTttaaaagcttatattatgtaggctcggtACCGTTTTCAAAacagaggtacagtgcaaccacatgcaattatttttcagtgtgggtatctagTAGTCGGCTTAGTAAGAAGGGTCACTAGTtaaaagggatcagggtggtgatggccaagtcgggctgcagtatgttatgatgcctgacAATGCATGCACGAACAAGGCTCGATCAGTGCtttcttatcgcacaacccttgTCACGGGGAGTTACTGACATAGTTATAATAGTTTCAAGctggacagtgttctaaatatgcatatacatgatttaaaagctttaattggcaaagtcataggtt
This window contains:
- the LOC131159575 gene encoding lanC-like protein GCL1, which gives rise to MASALEFASPESYEEGDERRDFFGGGPHPAVGNYVSLLPAEAFLRAAVSLKDQVVQVTWKEGSGGGQRYCGDPTAYVGLLGTAFICLRSHEATGSRDDLLLCAEIVDTCAAVARASSRHVTFLCGRGGVYALGAVAANYLGDHQRRYIFLNLFLEVAQERALPIGPEEGGFGMSYDLLHGRSGFLWASLFMNKYLGQETLPNDLLMPIVQAVLAGGRTGASNNSACPLMFRWHGTRYWGASHGLAGILHVLLHFPLGEEDAEDVKATLRYMMGNRFPHSGNYPSCEGNPRDKLVQWSHGATGMAITLCKAAQVFPRDREFRDAAIEAGEVVWKNGLVKKVGLADGVAGNAYAFLSLYRLTGESIYEDRAKVFASFLHHNAGKLARGADLAHSLFQGLAGAGCLWFDLLRPETSCFPGYEL